Proteins co-encoded in one Sparus aurata chromosome 18, fSpaAur1.1, whole genome shotgun sequence genomic window:
- the hrh2a gene encoding histamine receptor H2a isoform X2, which produces MLSSVMLGVFLSFLILLTVGGNVLVCLAVCASRRLRCLTNCFIVSLAVTDLLLGLLVLPFSALIQLNEEWPLGPVFCNFYISMDVMLCTASILTLLAISVDRYLAVTMPLRYTSVVLPWRVAVAMASVWTVSVAVSFLPIQMGWNTVNGTVQNQGPWAPEKRCRFELNRPYVLTDSLLTFYLPLIAMCWTYLQILRIARAQAKRIIRARPTCITTYNCRNNPSTSTTVVSSVTVVAFREHKATLTLAAVIGAFVVCWLPYFILFTVLGLKEHPDPSTVPAFPFVLWLGYANSAFNPILYGALNRDFRSAYSRLLRCRCPTFGGWRSRQPSPVVTAVPLSARDELTEVTLLCGHTPPTCRAGQTDQDFMLQEMNSMTATATVQIANGTAAMDVNGNERSC; this is translated from the exons ATGTTGTCAAGCGTGATGCTGGGGGTCTTCCTGtccttcctcatcctcctgaCTGTCGGCGGTAATGTGCTGGTGTGCTTGGCTGTCTGTGCCTCGCGACGCCTGCGCTGCCTCACTAACTGCTTCATCGTGTCGCTGGCTGTGACAGACTTGCTGCTCGGCCTCCTGGTCCTTCCTTTCTCGGCCCTCATCCAGCTTAATGAAGAATGGCCGCTTGGACCGGTCTTTTGCAACTTCTACATCTCAATGGATGTCATGCTGTGCACCGCCTCCATCCTCACCCTCCTGGCCATCAGCGTGGATCGCTACCTGGCTGTGACAATGCCTCTGAGATACACTTCGGTGGTGCTGCCATGGAGAGTTGCTGTAGCCATGGCCAGCGTCTGGACAgtgtctgtagctgtgtctTTCTTGCCCATCCAAATGGGTTGGAACACCGTTAATGGGACAGTCCAGAACCAGGGGCCTTGGGCTCCAGAAAAGAGATGTCGTTTTGAGCTCAACAGACCCTACGTACTGACAGACTCTCTCCTCACTTTCTACCTGCCTCTGATAGCTATGTGCTGGACTTACCTACAAATACTTCGCATAGCCCGAGCACAGGCCAAACGCATCATCAGGGCCCGACCCACTTGCATCACCACCTACAACTGCAGGAACAATCCTTCCACCAGCACCACTGTGGTATCCAGTGTAACAGTGGTGGCATTCCGGGAGCACAAAGCCACACTGACACTGGCAGCAGTGATAGGGGCTTTTGTTGTGTGCTGGTTGCCGTATTTCATCCTGTTCACAGTATTGGGCCTGAAGGAGCATCCAGACCCTAGCACAGTACCAGCATTTCCCTTTGTGTTGTGGCTGGGTTACGCCAACTCAGCCTTCAACCCTATACTCTATGGAGCCCTTAACAGAGACTTCAGGTCAGCTTACAGCCGTCTACTAAGATGTCGATGCCCTACTTTCGGTGGGTGGAGGAGCCGACAACCATCTCCCGTTGTAACAGCAG TGCCCCTTTCAGCCAGAGACGAGCTCACGGAGGTGACGCTGCTGTGTGGCCACACTCCTCCCACCTGCAGGGCAGGTCAAACAGATCAAGACTTCATGCTTCAAGAAATGAACAGCATGACAGCCACGGCAACTGTCCAAATTGCAAATGGCACTGCTGCCATGGATGTCAATGGAAACGAAAG GTCGTGCTGA
- the hrh2a gene encoding histamine receptor H2a isoform X1, with protein sequence MVLIPNEAPAIMLSSVMLGVFLSFLILLTVGGNVLVCLAVCASRRLRCLTNCFIVSLAVTDLLLGLLVLPFSALIQLNEEWPLGPVFCNFYISMDVMLCTASILTLLAISVDRYLAVTMPLRYTSVVLPWRVAVAMASVWTVSVAVSFLPIQMGWNTVNGTVQNQGPWAPEKRCRFELNRPYVLTDSLLTFYLPLIAMCWTYLQILRIARAQAKRIIRARPTCITTYNCRNNPSTSTTVVSSVTVVAFREHKATLTLAAVIGAFVVCWLPYFILFTVLGLKEHPDPSTVPAFPFVLWLGYANSAFNPILYGALNRDFRSAYSRLLRCRCPTFGGWRSRQPSPVVTAVPLSARDELTEVTLLCGHTPPTCRAGQTDQDFMLQEMNSMTATATVQIANGTAAMDVNGNERSC encoded by the exons ATGGTGCTGATACCGAA TGAAGCACCAGCAATAATGTTGTCAAGCGTGATGCTGGGGGTCTTCCTGtccttcctcatcctcctgaCTGTCGGCGGTAATGTGCTGGTGTGCTTGGCTGTCTGTGCCTCGCGACGCCTGCGCTGCCTCACTAACTGCTTCATCGTGTCGCTGGCTGTGACAGACTTGCTGCTCGGCCTCCTGGTCCTTCCTTTCTCGGCCCTCATCCAGCTTAATGAAGAATGGCCGCTTGGACCGGTCTTTTGCAACTTCTACATCTCAATGGATGTCATGCTGTGCACCGCCTCCATCCTCACCCTCCTGGCCATCAGCGTGGATCGCTACCTGGCTGTGACAATGCCTCTGAGATACACTTCGGTGGTGCTGCCATGGAGAGTTGCTGTAGCCATGGCCAGCGTCTGGACAgtgtctgtagctgtgtctTTCTTGCCCATCCAAATGGGTTGGAACACCGTTAATGGGACAGTCCAGAACCAGGGGCCTTGGGCTCCAGAAAAGAGATGTCGTTTTGAGCTCAACAGACCCTACGTACTGACAGACTCTCTCCTCACTTTCTACCTGCCTCTGATAGCTATGTGCTGGACTTACCTACAAATACTTCGCATAGCCCGAGCACAGGCCAAACGCATCATCAGGGCCCGACCCACTTGCATCACCACCTACAACTGCAGGAACAATCCTTCCACCAGCACCACTGTGGTATCCAGTGTAACAGTGGTGGCATTCCGGGAGCACAAAGCCACACTGACACTGGCAGCAGTGATAGGGGCTTTTGTTGTGTGCTGGTTGCCGTATTTCATCCTGTTCACAGTATTGGGCCTGAAGGAGCATCCAGACCCTAGCACAGTACCAGCATTTCCCTTTGTGTTGTGGCTGGGTTACGCCAACTCAGCCTTCAACCCTATACTCTATGGAGCCCTTAACAGAGACTTCAGGTCAGCTTACAGCCGTCTACTAAGATGTCGATGCCCTACTTTCGGTGGGTGGAGGAGCCGACAACCATCTCCCGTTGTAACAGCAG TGCCCCTTTCAGCCAGAGACGAGCTCACGGAGGTGACGCTGCTGTGTGGCCACACTCCTCCCACCTGCAGGGCAGGTCAAACAGATCAAGACTTCATGCTTCAAGAAATGAACAGCATGACAGCCACGGCAACTGTCCAAATTGCAAATGGCACTGCTGCCATGGATGTCAATGGAAACGAAAG GTCGTGCTGA